In one window of Halomarina pelagica DNA:
- a CDS encoding PAS domain-containing protein, with amino-acid sequence MSHRSSGTDGPLRILYANADATFAARVEASVRRVDEDVRFVRVDSADAGLATLDDGRIDCVVGSDRLADCDGVAFLRRVRERDPEVPFVLFPKRGSEELASAAIAAGVSGYVPAGDEDSFDLLVRRVRALTTASGDDDRTARNGGRFDRALSRTTDGVYALDPDWRITLWNDRIVERTGRPAEEVIGENVWEEFPSVAGTELESRYRAAMERGEPTTFEQYIGGPYDYWAEIRAFPDESGLLIYSRDITERKRREHRLQRYETIVQGIRDPTVVVDERARVRFANRAAALHLDSDHDDVVGASLVAFVRRVADEETAERIETALRRTLSSERTAGDAGGFYEEQVSAELSLPRGTVHADFRFAPFSVDGAPRALIVVRDVSERERAQRSLRREREFLRTFHRITTDADREFDEQIDALLELGCVQFGFDRGVLSRIEGGRYEVRAVHGSRGDVTAGATFDVEDTYCRRVVATDGPKWFTDADEVAVIDWFTSADEVVMGGPSVHRAFDLKSYLGVPVRLGGECYGTLSFSSPSPRSVPIDEDEVTRAQLVAEWLGRELARKRAERDLRRTNSRLERLIETTPLAVMVVDGDGIVTLWNRGAEELFGWRKDEVIGEFSPLVPAEKLDEFADHRREVAAGKQHRDREIERRTKDGETLDLLLSTAPFHGPDGDEGVLAVLTDITDRKRFERRLRALQETARRLNVASDAAAIARLAVEAAADVLDLDNSGFWRYDERADALVPDAVTDAASASVETVPAFERNEGLAWTAFESGEFALYDDVSTVEGRYNESTAFCAEIIVPVGEYGVMCTGDTVPNGFDETDVELFRILAAATEAALIRADREAELRRQNERLDEFASVVAHDLRNPLSVAVGYLDIALETGEETHFDRVEAALHRMSTLIEDVLTLARGAETVADATTVDLEPVAREAWDAVGPPDGVDRLAVEGELGSVRGDAGRLSQLFGNLFRNAVEHGEACWAYLDEHRADPPALVVLDVMMPGLNGFRVLQRIEADADFDRLPVVMLTSRGQEDDVVRALESGATDYVTKPFAPSELLARIERILG; translated from the coding sequence ATGAGCCATCGGTCGTCCGGTACCGACGGCCCGCTGCGGATCCTCTACGCGAACGCCGACGCGACGTTCGCGGCCCGCGTCGAGGCGTCGGTTCGACGCGTCGACGAGGACGTCCGGTTCGTTCGCGTCGACTCGGCGGATGCGGGGCTCGCGACGCTCGACGACGGACGGATCGACTGTGTCGTGGGATCCGATCGGCTGGCCGACTGCGACGGCGTGGCGTTCCTCCGGCGTGTCCGCGAGCGCGACCCGGAGGTCCCGTTCGTGTTGTTCCCGAAACGGGGGAGCGAGGAACTCGCGAGCGCGGCCATCGCCGCCGGTGTCTCCGGCTACGTCCCCGCCGGCGACGAGGACTCCTTCGATCTCCTGGTTCGCCGCGTACGGGCGCTGACGACGGCGTCGGGCGACGACGACCGAACCGCGCGGAACGGCGGGCGATTCGATCGGGCGCTCTCGCGCACCACCGACGGGGTGTACGCGCTCGACCCCGACTGGCGGATCACCCTCTGGAACGACCGTATCGTGGAGCGGACGGGTCGCCCCGCCGAGGAGGTGATCGGGGAGAACGTCTGGGAGGAGTTTCCGAGCGTCGCCGGCACCGAACTGGAGTCGCGCTACCGGGCGGCGATGGAGCGCGGCGAGCCGACGACGTTCGAGCAGTACATCGGCGGTCCGTACGACTACTGGGCGGAGATCCGGGCCTTCCCGGACGAGTCGGGGCTGTTGATCTACTCCCGGGACATCACCGAGCGCAAGCGGCGGGAGCACCGACTCCAGCGGTACGAGACCATCGTCCAGGGTATCCGCGACCCGACGGTCGTCGTCGACGAGCGCGCCCGGGTTCGCTTCGCCAACCGCGCCGCCGCGCTCCACCTGGACAGTGACCACGACGACGTCGTCGGGGCCTCGCTCGTCGCGTTCGTCCGTCGGGTGGCCGACGAGGAGACCGCGGAGCGGATCGAAACCGCGCTCCGACGGACGCTCTCGTCGGAGCGGACCGCCGGCGACGCGGGCGGCTTCTACGAGGAGCAGGTGTCTGCCGAACTCTCGCTCCCCCGCGGGACGGTCCACGCCGACTTCCGCTTCGCGCCGTTCTCGGTCGACGGGGCCCCCCGTGCCCTCATCGTCGTCCGGGACGTGAGCGAACGCGAGCGGGCCCAGCGGAGCCTTCGCCGCGAGCGGGAGTTCCTCCGAACGTTCCACCGGATCACGACCGACGCCGACCGCGAGTTCGACGAACAGATCGACGCCCTGCTGGAGCTGGGATGCGTACAGTTCGGGTTCGACAGGGGCGTCCTCTCCCGGATCGAGGGGGGTCGATACGAGGTGCGGGCCGTCCACGGGTCCCGCGGCGACGTCACGGCCGGGGCGACGTTCGACGTCGAGGACACCTACTGTCGACGCGTCGTCGCGACCGACGGGCCGAAGTGGTTCACGGACGCGGACGAGGTGGCGGTGATCGACTGGTTCACGAGCGCGGACGAGGTGGTGATGGGCGGCCCCTCCGTCCACCGGGCGTTCGATCTCAAGTCGTACCTCGGCGTTCCCGTCCGCCTCGGCGGCGAGTGCTACGGGACGCTCAGCTTCTCCAGCCCGTCGCCTCGGTCGGTCCCGATCGACGAGGACGAGGTGACGCGCGCGCAGCTGGTAGCCGAGTGGCTCGGCCGGGAACTGGCGCGAAAGCGCGCCGAACGGGACCTGCGGCGGACGAACAGCCGCCTCGAACGGCTCATCGAGACGACCCCGCTCGCCGTGATGGTCGTCGACGGCGACGGCATCGTGACCCTCTGGAACCGCGGTGCCGAGGAGCTGTTCGGCTGGCGGAAGGACGAGGTGATCGGCGAGTTCAGTCCGCTCGTGCCGGCGGAGAAGCTCGACGAATTCGCCGACCACCGACGGGAGGTCGCCGCGGGCAAACAGCACCGGGATCGGGAGATCGAGCGCCGGACGAAGGACGGCGAGACGCTCGATCTGCTCCTCTCGACGGCTCCCTTCCACGGCCCCGACGGCGACGAGGGGGTGCTCGCGGTGTTGACCGACATCACCGATCGCAAACGGTTCGAGCGCCGCCTGCGCGCGCTCCAGGAGACGGCGCGGCGGCTGAACGTCGCGTCGGACGCGGCGGCCATCGCCCGCCTCGCCGTCGAGGCCGCGGCCGACGTCCTCGACCTCGACAACTCGGGGTTCTGGCGGTACGACGAGCGCGCGGACGCGCTCGTCCCGGACGCGGTGACCGACGCCGCGAGCGCGTCCGTCGAGACGGTCCCCGCGTTCGAACGGAACGAGGGTCTCGCGTGGACGGCGTTCGAGTCGGGCGAGTTCGCGCTCTACGACGACGTCTCGACGGTCGAGGGGCGGTACAACGAATCGACCGCGTTCTGCGCCGAGATCATCGTACCGGTCGGGGAGTACGGCGTGATGTGTACCGGCGATACCGTCCCGAACGGGTTCGACGAGACCGACGTCGAACTGTTCCGGATCCTCGCCGCGGCCACCGAGGCGGCGCTGATCCGGGCGGATCGTGAGGCCGAACTCCGCCGGCAGAACGAGCGCCTCGACGAGTTCGCGAGCGTCGTCGCCCACGACCTCAGAAACCCCCTGTCGGTCGCGGTCGGGTACCTCGACATCGCCCTCGAGACGGGCGAGGAGACGCACTTCGACCGCGTCGAGGCGGCGTTACACCGGATGTCGACGCTCATCGAGGACGTCCTGACGCTGGCGCGGGGTGCCGAGACGGTCGCGGACGCGACCACGGTCGACCTCGAGCCGGTCGCCCGCGAGGCCTGGGACGCCGTCGGCCCGCCGGACGGTGTCGACCGGCTGGCGGTCGAGGGCGAACTCGGGAGCGTGCGCGGCGACGCCGGTCGGCTCTCACAGCTGTTCGGGAACCTGTTCCGGAACGCGGTCGAGCACGGCGAGGCGTGCTGGGCCTACCTGGACGAGCACCGCGCCGATCCGCCGGCGCTCGTCGTCCTCGACGTCATGATGCCGGGGCTCAACGGCTTTCGCGTGCTGCAGCGCATCGAGGCCGACGCGGACTTCGATCGCCTGCCGGTCGTCATGTTGACCTCCCGAGGGCAGGAAGACGACGTCGTTCGCGCGCTCGAGAGCGGCGCGACGGACTACGTGACGAAGCCCTTCGCGCCGAGCGAACTCCTCGCGCGCATCGAGCGGATACTCGGATGA
- a CDS encoding HEAT repeat domain-containing protein, protein MTAPADATVTWGVLLLGALLVSMGGLTLARSAATASAARRRTRAAAAVRTDLLDRLNRDEPAWDEWVATLDRTERTALEERLLAFFRRLSGGDRERLRALARELDLDERAERALRGGTRTERLRGLTWLAYLDVEVDPEELRARCGDHPTTRAAAARVLHEREHPAAAEVGTDLLLGAGEPLPVLGIDTLYQLHKLDPERLVDYAASRYGAWSESLLIQVLDVLAECDPVPSPVSLDWVADCLDASSPRIREAALRALADYGWRADVRRAANVGVLTRDPAPNVRIAAYRLLGEWEPEIAASRLADGLATDADARARLAAAEALYGAREVREDGRRGAERPAIPAGVEAWAWVVATEGGRS, encoded by the coding sequence ATGACGGCTCCCGCCGACGCGACGGTGACCTGGGGGGTACTCCTCCTCGGCGCGCTCCTGGTCTCGATGGGCGGTCTCACGCTCGCGCGCAGCGCCGCCACCGCCTCCGCGGCCCGCCGACGCACTCGCGCCGCCGCCGCCGTTCGGACGGACCTCCTCGATCGGTTGAACCGGGACGAACCGGCGTGGGACGAGTGGGTGGCGACGCTCGATCGGACCGAGCGGACGGCGCTCGAGGAGCGCCTCCTGGCGTTCTTCCGGCGATTGAGCGGCGGGGACAGGGAGCGACTGCGCGCGCTCGCCCGCGAACTGGACCTCGACGAACGGGCCGAACGGGCCCTCCGGGGCGGGACGCGAACCGAGCGGCTCCGCGGGTTGACGTGGCTCGCGTACCTCGACGTGGAGGTCGATCCCGAGGAGTTGCGGGCGCGCTGCGGCGATCACCCGACGACGCGCGCGGCCGCCGCGCGCGTCCTCCACGAGCGGGAGCACCCGGCGGCCGCCGAGGTCGGAACGGACCTGCTGCTCGGGGCCGGCGAACCGCTCCCGGTCCTCGGAATCGACACGCTGTATCAGCTTCACAAACTCGACCCGGAACGACTCGTGGACTACGCCGCGTCGCGGTACGGCGCGTGGTCGGAGTCGCTGCTCATCCAGGTCCTCGACGTCCTCGCGGAGTGTGACCCGGTCCCCTCCCCCGTCTCGCTCGACTGGGTGGCCGACTGCCTCGACGCGTCCTCCCCGCGGATTCGCGAGGCCGCGCTCCGCGCGCTGGCCGACTACGGCTGGCGGGCGGACGTCAGGCGGGCCGCCAACGTGGGGGTCCTGACCCGCGATCCGGCACCGAACGTCCGGATCGCGGCCTACCGTCTGCTCGGGGAGTGGGAGCCCGAGATCGCGGCCTCGCGCCTCGCGGACGGGTTGGCGACGGACGCGGACGCCCGCGCGCGCCTCGCCGCCGCGGAGGCGCTCTACGGGGCGCGCGAGGTCCGGGAGGACGGACGGCGCGGTGCGGAGCGCCCCGCGATCCCCGCCGGGGTCGAGGCCTGGGCGTGGGTCGTCGCGACCGAGGGGGGACGGTCGTGA
- a CDS encoding glycosyltransferase family 2 protein: protein MIHRAVETLLVASGAFVLGYYLLVNGTYLLVHLAALFKLRDDLRDRRWGPMYQQFSSPFLPGVAVVVPAYNEAPVIVESVQSLLNLNYPDVEILVVNDGSDDGTLDRLASAFDLTALGSEPPLDVPTAPIRTVYRSRDADELLVLDKENGGKSDALNAGVWLTDQPLFCAIDADSIIERDGLLQVVQPFLEHPEETVATGGTVRVANGCRIERGQVHDAGLPSAALGRLQVVEYLRAFYAGRLGLDRLGGLLLISGAFGVFRTDVVREIGGYSTACVTEDFELVVRLHRRLVETGRSYRVHFVPEPVVWTEVPGTLSQLARQRARWYRGLVDTLWTHRTLFGNARYGRVGLFAVPAFLLVELLGPLIEGTGYVLVAVGLALGLVDPSFTATYLLVTIGLGLVLSWLGVYSEVWSFRRYDEPRQVLSLLAAGVLENFGYRQWKTFVAWRGLVEYLRGVESWGDLSRRGFE from the coding sequence GTGATTCACCGCGCGGTCGAGACGCTGCTCGTCGCGTCGGGCGCGTTCGTGCTCGGCTACTACCTGCTCGTCAACGGGACGTACCTCCTCGTTCACCTCGCGGCGCTGTTCAAGCTCCGCGACGACCTCCGCGATCGACGCTGGGGGCCGATGTACCAGCAGTTCTCCTCGCCGTTCCTGCCCGGAGTCGCGGTCGTCGTTCCGGCGTACAACGAGGCACCGGTCATCGTCGAGAGCGTCCAGTCGCTGCTGAACCTGAACTACCCCGACGTGGAGATACTCGTCGTAAACGACGGCTCCGACGACGGGACGCTGGACCGGCTCGCGTCGGCGTTCGACCTGACGGCGCTGGGGTCAGAGCCGCCGCTCGACGTCCCCACGGCTCCGATTCGAACCGTCTACCGCTCCCGGGATGCGGACGAACTGCTCGTCCTCGACAAGGAGAACGGCGGGAAGAGCGACGCGCTGAACGCGGGCGTCTGGCTCACCGACCAGCCGCTGTTCTGTGCGATCGACGCCGACTCGATCATCGAACGCGACGGGCTGCTCCAGGTCGTCCAGCCGTTCCTCGAACACCCCGAGGAGACCGTGGCGACCGGCGGCACGGTCCGCGTCGCGAACGGCTGTCGCATCGAACGCGGTCAGGTCCACGACGCCGGACTTCCGTCCGCGGCGCTCGGGCGGCTCCAGGTCGTCGAGTACCTCCGCGCGTTCTACGCCGGTCGGCTCGGCCTCGATCGGCTCGGCGGGCTGTTGCTCATCTCCGGCGCGTTCGGCGTGTTCCGCACGGACGTCGTCCGCGAGATCGGCGGCTACAGCACGGCGTGCGTCACCGAGGACTTCGAACTCGTGGTCCGCCTCCACCGCCGACTGGTCGAGACCGGGCGGTCATACCGGGTGCACTTCGTCCCCGAACCGGTCGTCTGGACGGAGGTGCCCGGCACGCTCTCGCAGCTCGCTCGCCAGCGCGCCCGATGGTATCGCGGCCTCGTCGACACGCTCTGGACCCACCGGACGCTGTTCGGCAACGCGCGCTACGGACGGGTAGGGCTGTTCGCCGTCCCGGCGTTCCTCCTGGTCGAGCTACTCGGTCCGCTCATCGAGGGAACCGGGTACGTGCTCGTCGCGGTCGGCCTCGCCCTGGGCCTCGTCGACCCCTCGTTCACCGCGACCTACCTGCTGGTGACGATCGGTCTCGGCCTCGTCCTCTCGTGGCTCGGCGTCTACAGCGAGGTCTGGAGCTTCCGGCGCTACGACGAACCGCGGCAGGTACTGTCGCTCCTCGCGGCCGGCGTTCTCGAGAACTTCGGCTACCGCCAGTGGAAGACGTTCGTCGCGTGGCGCGGTCTGGTGGAGTATCTCCGCGGCGTCGAGTCGTGGGGCGACCTGTCGCGCCGGGGGTTCGAGTGA
- a CDS encoding DUF5828 family protein, whose amino-acid sequence MEESVSGFSVRGSWGDVVEHGERVSRALIELGRDGADFEEWDDWRPKSHERLDEDVNEKTAEQASVGEGKGERAGKDPDEDLKTAGEKLTESYERLADDTDEAMDKWGESIDYVARAADSASRKAIRRVEGAVYRNMMTQIAPYYFDNDLVSANLQRVGRGDERTYAFEVNVNDDDLKEQVSDRLADYEESVDRWHVDTEKETEALETVEGGDGVDLPESPDDARPTAN is encoded by the coding sequence ATGGAAGAGAGCGTTTCGGGCTTCAGCGTCCGCGGTTCCTGGGGCGACGTCGTCGAACACGGCGAGCGCGTCTCCCGGGCGCTCATCGAACTCGGCCGCGACGGCGCGGACTTCGAGGAGTGGGACGACTGGCGACCGAAGAGTCACGAGCGCCTGGACGAGGACGTGAACGAGAAGACCGCAGAGCAGGCGAGCGTCGGCGAGGGGAAGGGCGAGCGGGCCGGGAAGGACCCGGACGAGGACCTCAAGACCGCCGGCGAGAAGCTCACCGAGTCCTACGAGCGCCTCGCCGACGACACCGACGAGGCGATGGACAAGTGGGGCGAGTCCATCGACTACGTCGCGCGGGCGGCCGACTCCGCCAGTCGGAAGGCGATTCGCCGGGTCGAGGGGGCCGTCTACCGGAACATGATGACGCAGATCGCGCCGTACTACTTCGACAACGACCTCGTCAGCGCGAACCTCCAGCGGGTCGGCCGCGGCGACGAGCGAACCTACGCCTTCGAGGTGAACGTCAACGACGACGACCTGAAGGAGCAGGTGTCGGATCGACTGGCCGACTACGAGGAGTCGGTCGACCGCTGGCACGTCGACACCGAGAAGGAGACGGAGGCGCTCGAGACCGTCGAAGGGGGCGACGGAGTGGACCTCCCGGAGAGCCCCGACGACGCGCGCCCGACGGCGAACTGA
- a CDS encoding inorganic phosphate transporter: MVSALVVVTLVVASVASLFMAWAIGAGSSGSTPFAPAVGANAISVMRAGFVVGLLGLLGAVLQGANVSEAVGRGLISGVTLSPLAATIALLLAAALVAIGVFTGYPIATAFTVTGAVIGVGLALGGDPAWAKYRQIGTVWVLVPFVGGGVAYATARLLRNESVSERVAIPLLGALVGVVLANIRFTILGSSGSPASLAQAIGSRLAVLPATAGEVAVTLLVAALFALLLARDLRNDELRGQRHFLLTLGALVAFSAGGSQVGLAIGPLLPLLEQSSVTVSLILVLLFGGFGLLLGSWTGAPRMIKAIAQDYSSLGPRRSIAALIPSFVIAQVAVFLGVPISFNEIIVSAVVGSGYAAGGSGVSRAKMGKTVLAWLVSLAGAIALGYAAYVVAEAALSALFG, encoded by the coding sequence ATGGTCTCCGCGCTCGTCGTCGTCACGCTCGTCGTCGCAAGCGTCGCCAGCCTGTTCATGGCGTGGGCCATCGGGGCGGGGTCCTCCGGATCGACGCCGTTCGCCCCGGCGGTCGGCGCGAACGCCATCTCGGTGATGCGGGCGGGGTTCGTCGTCGGCCTGCTGGGCCTGCTCGGTGCCGTCCTGCAGGGGGCGAACGTCTCCGAGGCGGTCGGACGCGGGCTCATCAGCGGCGTCACGCTCAGCCCGCTCGCGGCCACCATCGCCCTGCTGCTGGCGGCGGCGCTCGTCGCCATCGGCGTCTTCACGGGCTACCCCATCGCCACGGCCTTCACCGTCACCGGTGCGGTGATCGGCGTCGGCCTGGCACTGGGCGGCGACCCCGCCTGGGCGAAGTACCGGCAGATCGGGACCGTCTGGGTGCTCGTGCCGTTCGTCGGGGGCGGCGTCGCCTACGCGACCGCCCGCCTGCTCCGCAACGAGTCGGTCTCAGAGCGGGTCGCGATCCCCCTGCTCGGGGCCCTCGTGGGCGTCGTCCTCGCCAACATCCGCTTCACGATACTCGGCTCGTCCGGATCGCCGGCGTCGCTCGCGCAGGCGATCGGTTCCCGACTCGCCGTCCTCCCGGCGACCGCCGGCGAGGTCGCCGTCACCCTCCTCGTCGCCGCGCTGTTCGCGCTCCTGCTCGCGCGCGACCTCAGGAACGACGAGCTTCGGGGACAGCGTCACTTCCTGCTGACGCTCGGCGCGCTCGTGGCGTTCTCCGCCGGCGGGAGCCAGGTGGGGCTCGCCATCGGTCCTCTCCTCCCGCTACTCGAACAGTCCAGCGTGACCGTCTCGCTGATCCTCGTGCTCCTCTTCGGCGGGTTCGGCCTCCTGCTCGGGTCGTGGACCGGCGCGCCGCGGATGATCAAGGCGATCGCGCAGGACTACTCCTCGCTCGGCCCGCGGCGGTCGATCGCCGCGCTCATCCCCTCGTTCGTCATCGCGCAGGTGGCGGTCTTCCTCGGCGTCCCCATCTCGTTCAACGAGATCATCGTCAGCGCCGTCGTCGGGAGCGGCTACGCGGCCGGCGGCTCGGGCGTGAGCAGGGCGAAGATGGGAAAGACGGTCCTCGCGTGGCTGGTCTCGCTCGCCGGGGCGATCGCGCTCGGGTACGCGGCGTACGTCGTCGCCGAGGCCGCGCTGAGCGCGCTATTCGGGTGA
- a CDS encoding hemolysin family protein, with product MGHRSSGVLSLTPALQVDIGPVVLSETQFTLLGVGVIVLLIVLSAFFSSSEIAMFSLASHRVEKLAEDGRPGAPTVKQLKEDPHRLLVTILVGNNLVNIAMSSIATGLLGLYLTGGAAVAVATVAITAVVLLFGESAPKSYAIENTESWALRVAQPLKLSEYVLLPLVVTFDFLTRAVNRVTGGRAAIETSYITREEISDIIETGEREGVLDEDEREMLQRTLRFNDTIAKEVMTPRLDMTAIAKDATIEEAIETCIQSGHARIPVYENSLDNVAGVVHIRDLVRDLNYGEVRTLDLNDLIQPTLHVPESKNVDELLREMRENRMHMVIVIDEFGTTEGLLTMEDITEEIVGEILEGEEEEPIEFVDEDTALVRGEVNIDEVNDALEIELPEGEEFETIAGFIFNRAGRLVEEGEEISYRNVTIRVEQVDNTRIMKARLSKDSEHEEPEPEGVSPE from the coding sequence ATGGGCCATCGTTCGTCAGGAGTCCTCTCTCTCACCCCCGCCCTGCAGGTCGACATCGGACCGGTGGTGCTGTCCGAGACCCAGTTCACCCTCCTCGGTGTCGGCGTCATCGTACTGCTCATCGTCCTCTCGGCGTTCTTCTCGTCGTCGGAGATCGCCATGTTCTCGCTCGCGTCCCACCGCGTGGAGAAGCTCGCGGAGGACGGGCGGCCGGGCGCGCCAACGGTCAAGCAACTCAAGGAGGACCCCCACCGCCTGCTCGTGACCATCCTCGTCGGGAACAACCTGGTCAACATCGCCATGTCGTCGATCGCGACGGGGTTGCTCGGCCTCTATCTCACGGGCGGGGCGGCGGTCGCCGTCGCGACGGTCGCCATCACCGCCGTCGTCCTGCTGTTCGGCGAGAGCGCGCCGAAGTCCTACGCGATCGAGAACACGGAGAGCTGGGCGCTCCGCGTCGCCCAGCCGCTGAAGCTCAGCGAGTACGTCCTCCTACCGCTGGTCGTGACGTTCGACTTCCTGACGCGGGCGGTCAACCGCGTCACCGGCGGTCGGGCGGCCATCGAGACCTCCTACATCACGCGCGAGGAGATCAGCGACATCATCGAGACGGGCGAGCGCGAGGGCGTCCTCGACGAGGACGAACGCGAGATGCTCCAGCGGACCCTCCGCTTCAACGACACCATCGCCAAGGAGGTGATGACCCCGCGGCTCGACATGACCGCCATCGCGAAGGACGCGACCATCGAGGAGGCGATCGAGACGTGCATCCAGAGCGGCCACGCCCGCATCCCGGTGTACGAGAACTCCCTCGACAACGTCGCGGGCGTCGTCCACATCCGCGACCTCGTGCGCGACCTCAACTACGGGGAGGTGCGCACGCTCGACCTGAACGACCTCATCCAGCCCACGCTCCACGTCCCCGAGTCGAAGAACGTCGACGAACTCCTGCGCGAGATGCGCGAGAACCGGATGCACATGGTGATCGTCATAGACGAGTTCGGCACGACCGAGGGGCTGTTGACGATGGAAGACATCACCGAGGAGATCGTCGGCGAGATCCTGGAGGGCGAGGAGGAGGAGCCGATCGAGTTCGTCGACGAGGACACGGCGCTCGTCCGCGGCGAGGTCAACATCGACGAGGTGAACGACGCCCTTGAGATCGAACTCCCCGAGGGCGAGGAGTTCGAGACGATCGCCGGGTTCATCTTCAACCGCGCGGGCCGCCTCGTCGAGGAGGGCGAGGAGATCAGCTACCGGAACGTCACCATCCGCGTCGAACAGGTCGACAACACCCGGATCATGAAGGCGCGCCTCTCGAAGGACTCGGAGCACGAGGAACCCGAACCGGAGGGCGTCTCACCCGAATAG
- a CDS encoding glutathione S-transferase N-terminal domain-containing protein, whose product MSEPAITLYRLQACPYCERVVRVLHDLDLPYRSRFVEPMHSDRNVVKRISGKRTVPAIVDENTGVTMSESANIVEYLETEYGDRRAA is encoded by the coding sequence ATGTCAGAACCGGCGATCACGCTCTATCGGCTCCAGGCGTGTCCGTACTGCGAGCGCGTCGTACGCGTCCTGCACGACCTCGATCTCCCGTACCGCTCGCGGTTCGTCGAACCGATGCACTCCGACCGAAACGTCGTGAAGCGGATCAGCGGCAAGCGCACCGTCCCGGCGATCGTCGACGAGAACACGGGCGTCACGATGTCCGAGAGCGCGAACATCGTCGAGTACCTCGAAACCGAGTACGGCGATCGGAGGGCCGCCTGA
- a CDS encoding redoxin domain-containing protein, with translation MVDFDVVELGPADHPSVGEEAPDFTRPLVDDEYWEDASLSDLYAEGPVLLVFHTMDGAFPSTYVWNEIRDRGWEERVEVVGCSISSPYEHKTLIEERGIDSRLFSDPQNGVAERYGIANDLDGMAGVREPRPAVFLIDGEGTIRYAWVASEWPDFPDYDEVEEAIDSLVG, from the coding sequence ATGGTGGACTTCGACGTGGTCGAACTCGGTCCCGCCGACCACCCCTCCGTCGGGGAGGAGGCCCCCGACTTCACCCGCCCGCTCGTCGACGACGAGTACTGGGAGGACGCCTCCCTCTCCGACCTCTACGCCGAGGGTCCCGTGCTGCTCGTCTTCCACACGATGGACGGCGCGTTCCCCTCGACGTACGTCTGGAACGAGATCCGCGACCGCGGCTGGGAGGAGCGGGTCGAGGTCGTCGGGTGCTCGATCTCCTCGCCCTACGAGCACAAGACGCTGATCGAGGAGCGCGGGATCGACTCGCGGCTGTTCAGCGACCCGCAGAACGGCGTCGCAGAGCGGTACGGCATCGCCAACGACCTCGACGGGATGGCCGGCGTGAGAGAACCTCGCCCCGCCGTCTTCCTGATCGACGGGGAGGGGACGATCCGGTACGCCTGGGTCGCGAGCGAGTGGCCGGACTTCCCCGACTACGACGAGGTCGAGGAGGCCATCGACTCGCTCGTCGGGTAG
- a CDS encoding L-threonylcarbamoyladenylate synthase: MSDVSDSDLDAAAAAVRDGEPAVYPTETVYGLGADALDADAVERVFDLKGRARDRPVSLAVPDVAAARRYTRPTERELAFMRAFLPGPVTVVVERRAAVPDALTAGRERVGVRIPDHPVALDLLRRVAPTPITATSANRSGAGSARRVADVHPTVREGVAVVLDDGETPGTESTVVDVSAGTIHRRGANADAIEAWLADHRG; this comes from the coding sequence ATGAGCGACGTGTCCGATTCCGACCTCGACGCGGCGGCCGCCGCCGTCCGCGACGGCGAGCCCGCCGTCTACCCCACGGAGACGGTCTACGGCCTCGGCGCGGACGCGCTCGACGCCGACGCCGTCGAGCGGGTGTTCGACCTGAAGGGGCGCGCCCGCGATAGGCCCGTCTCGCTGGCCGTCCCCGACGTGGCCGCCGCTCGCCGGTACACGCGCCCGACCGAGCGCGAACTGGCCTTCATGCGCGCGTTCCTCCCCGGCCCGGTGACGGTCGTGGTAGAGCGCCGCGCCGCTGTGCCGGACGCCCTCACCGCCGGTCGCGAGCGCGTCGGCGTGCGGATCCCCGACCACCCGGTGGCGCTCGACCTGCTCCGACGGGTCGCGCCCACGCCGATCACGGCCACGAGCGCGAACCGCAGCGGCGCGGGGAGCGCCCGGCGCGTCGCGGACGTCCACCCGACCGTCCGCGAGGGCGTCGCCGTCGTCCTCGACGACGGGGAGACGCCGGGGACCGAGAGCACCGTCGTGGACGTCTCCGCCGGGACGATCCACCGGCGCGGGGCGAACGCCGACGCGATCGAGGCGTGGCTGGCCGACCACCGGGGGTAG